The segment CACCCGTTCGCCAAATTGGGCAAACTTCTCAGGGATAATATCTAATACATACTTCATCCATTGTGGGAAGATTATTGCCAACCCGGCTCCATGAGGAATATCATAGATGGCGCTCAATTCGTGCTGAATACCATGAGTAGACCAATCATCATCGACTCCTCCTTCTAACAAATGATTGAGAGCTAAAGTACCACACCACATGATGGTTGCCCGAGCATCGTAATCATGGAGATTTTTTAGAAGGCGAGGTGTCGTTTCAATAACGGTTTGGATAATGCTTTCTGCCATTCGGTCTTGAAGCGGTACTTCTTTAGTAGGATGAAAGTATTGCTCGAAAACATGGGCAAGAATATCAGCAATGCCATTTATAGTTTGATCACGAGGAACCGTCAAGGTGTTTTCCGGATCAAGAATGGAAAAGGTTGGGAAAATAGTAGGATCAACAAGGCCTAATTTTTCTTCGGTCTCTTCATTGGTGATAACTGCATTGTGGTTCATTTCGGAACCGGTTGCTGCCAGGGTTATAATAGTTGCTAAAGGATGCATTCGAGTCGGTTTCACTTTTTTTATCATAAAATCCCAAGGATCACCGTTATAATAAACCCCAATGCCCATTATTTTCGAAGCATCGAGGACACTTCCTCCTCCCACGGCTAAAATAATATCGATTTTTTCTTTTTTGCAAATTTCAACACCCTGACGAACACTGGTTATTCGGGGATTGGGTTGAATTCCGCCCAACTCAAAAACTTCCAGCCCATTCTCTTGAAGATTTTTAATGATCCGATCATAAAGCCCATTTTGTTTGATACTTTTTCCTCCATAGGTTAATAGGACTTTATTTCCGTATTTCTTGATTTCTTTACCAATCCGGTCGGTTTCTCCTTTTCCAAAAAAGACTCGTGTTGGATTGTAAAGTTCAAAGTTCTTCATAATAAATATACACCTCCGAACAGATTAATATTTTAAATACTCATGCATAACGGATTTCTTGTGGCCAGTTGGTGGGTTTTATTCCTTAACAATGACAAGCCTGTTTTGTTGTTTTTTTGACCGGTATTATATTTTAACAAATTTATCCTTACCCGCTCCACAAATAGGACAAACCCAGTCCTCGGGCAAATCTTTAAACAAAATCCCACAATCGATTCCAGAGTCAGGATCTCCATAGCGGGAGTCATAAATATAACCGCATACTGTGCAACGATGTCGTTCAATTTCAACTTTATCGGCTTCTTCCGGATGAAAAGTAGCTGCGGTGCGAGGAACCTTCCCACCCTTGACATCACGATAATAATTGTAGGTCATGGGTTCCTCTTGAGTTAAAAATTCCGATTCAAGTACTTCTCCCAAAAAGAGAACATGGGTACCGGCATCTAATTTCGAAACCACTTTGGTTTCGACATAAGAAACGGTGTGTTCAGTAACAATAGGGATTCCATTTTTCCCAGAAATAAATTGAGTTTTAGAGAATTTATCAATTTTCTTCCCGGTTTGGAATCCGAAAAGACCAATTAACTGTAAAGGGGCATCTTTATCTAAAACTGTTATATTAAAAAGACCACTTTTTTCGATGTATTCAAGAGTTAAGCTTTCTTTATTGACGCTGGCAATAATCTGATTAGGGAAAGCCGTTACCTGGACTAATGCATTAATAATCATTCCATT is part of the Candidatus Atribacteria bacterium ADurb.Bin276 genome and harbors:
- the bdhA gene encoding NADH-dependent butanol dehydrogenase A codes for the protein MKNFELYNPTRVFFGKGETDRIGKEIKKYGNKVLLTYGGKSIKQNGLYDRIIKNLQENGLEVFELGGIQPNPRITSVRQGVEICKKEKIDIILAVGGGSVLDASKIMGIGVYYNGDPWDFMIKKVKPTRMHPLATIITLAATGSEMNHNAVITNEETEEKLGLVDPTIFPTFSILDPENTLTVPRDQTINGIADILAHVFEQYFHPTKEVPLQDRMAESIIQTVIETTPRLLKNLHDYDARATIMWCGTLALNHLLEGGVDDDWSTHGIQHELSAIYDIPHGAGLAIIFPQWMKYVLDIIPEKFAQFGERVWNIPRNGKSDRELGLAAIERTKNWFREIGAPISLKEVGIGSEHLEEMASKAVSRGPLGSVKKMNKEDVLAIYKMSL
- the hrb gene encoding High molecular weight rubredoxin, with the protein product MNIDALFSLNCGMYIISSGYNGKHNGMIINALVQVTAFPNQIIASVNKESLTLEYIEKSGLFNITVLDKDAPLQLIGLFGFQTGKKIDKFSKTQFISGKNGIPIVTEHTVSYVETKVVSKLDAGTHVLFLGEVLESEFLTQEEPMTYNYYRDVKGGKVPRTAATFHPEEADKVEIERHRCTVCGYIYDSRYGDPDSGIDCGILFKDLPEDWVCPICGAGKDKFVKI